A stretch of Neisseria subflava DNA encodes these proteins:
- the purE gene encoding 5-(carboxyamino)imidazole ribonucleotide mutase, translating into MIQVGIIMGSNSDWPVMQQAAQFLKEFGVEYEARVVSAHRTPDLMFEYAETARERGIKAIIAGAGGAAHLPGMVAAKTTVPVLGVPVPSKYLRGEDSLLSIVQMPKGVPVATFAIGEAGAANAALFAISLLANENPELAEKLAAFRAKQEQTVLAMELPEA; encoded by the coding sequence ATGATCCAAGTCGGCATTATTATGGGCAGCAACAGCGATTGGCCGGTGATGCAGCAGGCAGCACAATTTCTCAAAGAATTCGGCGTTGAATACGAAGCGCGTGTCGTCTCTGCACACCGTACGCCTGATTTGATGTTTGAATACGCCGAAACCGCCCGCGAACGCGGCATCAAAGCCATCATCGCGGGCGCAGGCGGCGCAGCGCATTTGCCGGGCATGGTTGCCGCCAAAACCACGGTTCCCGTCTTGGGCGTTCCCGTTCCCAGCAAATATCTGCGTGGCGAGGACTCCCTGCTTTCGATTGTGCAAATGCCTAAAGGTGTTCCTGTTGCCACATTTGCCATTGGCGAAGCCGGTGCGGCCAATGCAGCGCTGTTTGCCATTTCACTTTTGGCCAACGAAAATCCTGAGTTGGCTGAAAAACTGGCGGCCTTCCGTGCCAAACAAGAACAAACTGTTCTAGCCATGGAATTGCCCGAAGCATAA
- a CDS encoding tetratricopeptide repeat protein: MKTLSHSLFLLPLTLLAASCAVSHPPQPADNPNFVLPDIPREPLHEKSIPYPRLDAQTQIDHLGIQIARLERTVEKLNQRLHTLEQQRNIKRPTTSASNPKAQRLDDRKLKMNYLANGGSVPSETDSASQNELRLYNQAQKYYQRNNYSAAVAILKEADGGNGSEIARRNMYLLLQSQQRLGNCESVIEIGNRYANRFRNSPQAPDAMYSIGQCQYKLQQKDIARSTWRKLIQSFPNSEAAKRASISLKQR, from the coding sequence ATGAAAACATTATCACATTCCCTGTTTCTTTTGCCGCTTACTCTATTAGCCGCATCGTGCGCCGTTTCCCATCCTCCTCAACCTGCCGACAATCCCAACTTTGTCCTGCCGGATATTCCGCGTGAGCCTTTGCATGAAAAAAGTATTCCCTATCCGCGTTTGGACGCACAAACCCAGATTGACCACTTAGGTATACAAATTGCCCGACTGGAACGCACGGTTGAAAAATTAAATCAACGCTTGCACACATTGGAACAACAACGAAATATCAAGCGTCCGACTACTTCGGCTTCCAACCCCAAAGCCCAGCGATTGGACGACCGCAAGCTGAAAATGAATTATTTGGCCAATGGTGGCAGCGTGCCGTCTGAAACAGACTCAGCTTCGCAAAACGAACTGCGCCTTTATAATCAGGCGCAAAAATACTATCAGCGTAACAACTATTCCGCCGCAGTGGCCATTCTAAAAGAAGCTGACGGCGGCAACGGCAGCGAAATTGCCCGCCGCAATATGTACCTGCTCCTGCAAAGCCAACAACGTCTGGGCAACTGCGAATCTGTTATCGAAATCGGCAACCGCTACGCCAACCGATTCCGCAACAGCCCACAAGCTCCTGATGCCATGTACAGCATCGGCCAGTGCCAATACAAGCTGCAACAAAAAGACATCGCCCGCAGCACATGGCGCAAACTGATACAAAGCTTCCCCAACAGCGAGGCGGCAAAACGCGCTTCCATCAGTCTCAAACAAAGATAA
- a CDS encoding class I SAM-dependent methyltransferase: protein MTTNTHNTDPALQHYLNSIGQSEHPVLTALRERTQSHRLGKMAIAQEQAAMLVWLAKLLNAKKYLEVGVFTGYSSTAMALALPEDGKITACDINVTFTDIARETWQAAGVAHKISLHLQPALLTLDDLIAKGESESYDLALIDADKPPTPQYFERCLQLVRSGGVIAIDNILLGGRVMNEAAENDPPSLNILRHFNQNLPHDTRIIPITLPVGDGLTLLLKK, encoded by the coding sequence ATGACGACCAACACGCACAATACCGATCCGGCATTACAACATTACCTCAACAGCATCGGTCAATCCGAACATCCCGTTTTGACCGCATTGCGCGAGCGTACCCAATCACATCGTCTGGGAAAGATGGCTATCGCCCAAGAGCAGGCAGCCATGTTGGTGTGGCTGGCCAAATTATTAAATGCTAAAAAATATTTGGAAGTTGGCGTCTTTACCGGTTACAGCAGCACCGCCATGGCGCTTGCCCTCCCCGAAGACGGCAAAATCACGGCTTGCGACATCAATGTAACCTTTACCGATATTGCCCGCGAAACATGGCAGGCAGCAGGCGTAGCGCATAAAATCTCGCTTCATCTGCAACCGGCTTTGCTGACTTTGGACGATTTGATTGCGAAAGGAGAATCAGAAAGCTACGACTTGGCACTTATCGATGCCGACAAACCGCCTACGCCGCAATATTTTGAACGCTGTTTGCAACTGGTACGGAGCGGCGGCGTAATTGCCATCGACAATATCTTGTTAGGAGGACGTGTTATGAATGAAGCTGCAGAAAATGATCCGCCCAGCTTGAACATCCTGCGCCATTTCAACCAAAATCTGCCGCACGATACACGCATTATTCCCATTACCCTGCCTGTCGGCGACGGTTTGACATTGCTACTAAAAAAATAA
- a CDS encoding DUF3460 family protein produces the protein MYHYKSEATQFLDKLMEDNPEMEAQRLENRHLLWDVTLNPTEQAEFEAAKVNKKPYTYYQD, from the coding sequence ATGTACCACTACAAATCCGAAGCTACCCAATTTCTCGACAAACTCATGGAAGACAATCCCGAAATGGAAGCGCAACGCCTCGAAAACCGCCATTTGCTGTGGGATGTTACCCTCAATCCGACAGAGCAGGCCGAATTTGAAGCGGCCAAAGTCAACAAAAAACCTTACACCTACTATCAAGACTAA
- a CDS encoding polynucleotide adenylyltransferase PcnB, translating to MLKKWLHKVLPKKHVKSLPEKEIIPLEQHGIHADMLSFAAEKIAKRLHEAGFQAYVVGGAVRDLLLGVEPKDFDIATDATPEQIRKVFRRSRIIGRRFQIVHVMIGPETIEVTTFRGGDKVQQNAQGRIMKDNTYGSIEEDAMRRDFTCNALYYDPIKEEIWDFHQGVADVADKKLVMIGDPAERYQEDPVRILRAVRLSGKLGFEVEEKTTLPIAEYAGRLKNEPVARLFDEILKILFSGYSRACLKRLNELGIPEGIHPLLDALKTAEAAENRMIMLALKNTDERIRADKSVSVGFVLAAVLWPTLNAMWQRNLSNGQKSVPALMDAMNTMRDTVEKGWGVPQRFSATMREIWQFQPQFDNMRGARPYRLLSQARFRAAYDFLILRSEVGEVDKEMASWWTTFQHADEETRQQMTAANDHKRQKQNGSIDGKPKRRRRRPKKKTTETE from the coding sequence ATGTTAAAAAAATGGCTGCATAAAGTGTTGCCTAAAAAACACGTCAAATCTTTGCCCGAAAAGGAAATTATCCCGCTTGAGCAACATGGTATACACGCGGATATGTTGAGCTTTGCCGCGGAGAAAATTGCCAAACGCCTGCATGAAGCCGGTTTTCAGGCTTATGTTGTGGGTGGTGCCGTTCGGGATTTGTTGCTCGGGGTCGAGCCCAAAGACTTTGATATTGCAACCGATGCCACGCCGGAGCAAATCCGCAAAGTATTCCGCCGCAGCCGCATTATCGGCCGCCGCTTCCAAATCGTTCATGTGATGATCGGACCTGAAACCATTGAAGTGACGACGTTCCGCGGTGGCGATAAGGTTCAGCAAAATGCGCAAGGCCGCATTATGAAGGACAATACTTACGGCAGTATTGAAGAAGATGCCATGCGCCGGGACTTTACTTGCAATGCGCTGTATTACGACCCGATTAAAGAGGAAATTTGGGACTTCCATCAGGGCGTGGCTGATGTTGCCGATAAAAAATTGGTGATGATAGGCGATCCTGCCGAACGCTATCAGGAAGATCCTGTCCGTATTCTTCGAGCGGTCCGTTTGTCGGGAAAATTGGGTTTTGAAGTGGAAGAGAAAACTACTTTGCCGATTGCCGAATATGCAGGACGTCTGAAAAATGAGCCGGTGGCCCGTCTTTTTGATGAAATTCTGAAAATCCTGTTTTCCGGTTATTCCCGTGCCTGTTTGAAACGGCTAAATGAGTTGGGTATTCCCGAAGGCATCCATCCACTTTTAGATGCCTTGAAAACTGCCGAAGCGGCTGAAAACCGTATGATTATGTTGGCCTTGAAAAATACCGATGAGCGTATCCGTGCGGATAAGTCCGTTTCCGTCGGTTTCGTATTGGCGGCGGTATTGTGGCCGACACTAAATGCTATGTGGCAACGAAATCTGAGTAATGGACAAAAATCAGTCCCTGCATTGATGGATGCGATGAACACCATGCGGGATACAGTGGAGAAAGGTTGGGGCGTGCCGCAACGATTTTCTGCAACCATGCGTGAAATTTGGCAATTTCAGCCGCAATTCGACAATATGCGCGGCGCACGCCCGTATCGCCTGCTATCACAAGCACGTTTCCGAGCCGCTTATGATTTCCTGATTTTGCGTAGCGAGGTTGGCGAGGTTGATAAAGAGATGGCTTCTTGGTGGACAACTTTCCAACATGCCGATGAGGAAACCCGTCAGCAAATGACTGCGGCCAATGATCACAAGCGTCAGAAACAAAATGGATCAATTGATGGCAAACCCAAACGTCGTCGCCGCCGTCCGAAAAAGAAAACCACTGAGACTGAATAA
- the rpoD gene encoding RNA polymerase sigma factor RpoD: MSKNQNYEEYQDQDDNRPLSIEEQRARLRQLIIMGKERGYITYSEINDALPDDMSDAEQIDNIVSMISGLGIQVTEQAPDAEDILLSDNAAAITDDDAVEEAEAALSSADSEFGRTTDPVRMYMREMGQVDLLTREDEIIIAKKIENALKNMVQAISACPGSIAEILALIEQVRNDEIRVDEVVEAIIDPNEVLLNELGLGHLENAKPDDEEGEADSDEEDGDEEDEDDSGSDSDAMSAAHLAELKQKVLEHFAFIESEYGKMIKQLEKHGSQHANYLKHRDAIANKLLEVRFATRQIENLSSSLRSRVENIRKLEREIRDICIDRVRMERDYFIKNFLPSITDLKWVEEEVAKGRVWANALDRFRHAILEKQTELANMEAETRISIEELKEINKNMVLSEKETSAAKQEMIQANLRLVISIAKKYTNRGLQFLDLIQEGNIGLMKAVDKFEYRRGYKFSTYATWWIRQAITRSIADQARTIRIPVHMIETINKMNRISRQYLQETGEEPDSAKLAELMEMPEDKIRKIMKIAKEPISMETPIGDDDDSHLGDFIEDANNVAPAEAAMYTSLHEVTKEILESLTPREAKVLRMRFGIDMNTDHTLEEVGKQFDVTRERIRQIEAKALRKLRHPTRSDRLRSFLDSEENKS; the protein is encoded by the coding sequence ATGTCTAAAAATCAAAACTACGAAGAATACCAAGACCAAGACGACAACCGTCCATTGAGTATCGAAGAGCAGCGCGCGCGTCTGCGCCAACTCATTATCATGGGTAAAGAACGCGGCTACATCACTTATTCCGAAATTAACGACGCCCTGCCCGACGATATGTCCGATGCCGAGCAAATCGACAACATCGTCAGCATGATTTCCGGCTTGGGTATCCAAGTAACCGAGCAAGCCCCCGATGCTGAAGACATCCTCTTGAGCGACAACGCCGCTGCCATAACCGACGACGATGCCGTTGAAGAAGCCGAAGCAGCACTCTCCAGCGCAGATTCAGAATTCGGCCGCACTACCGATCCTGTGCGTATGTATATGCGTGAAATGGGTCAAGTCGATTTGTTGACGCGCGAAGACGAAATCATCATCGCCAAAAAAATCGAAAATGCACTGAAAAACATGGTGCAGGCAATCTCCGCCTGCCCAGGATCGATTGCCGAAATTCTGGCTTTGATCGAACAAGTCCGTAACGACGAGATCCGTGTGGATGAAGTCGTTGAAGCCATCATCGACCCTAATGAAGTCTTATTGAACGAATTGGGCTTGGGTCATTTGGAAAATGCCAAACCAGATGACGAAGAAGGCGAAGCCGATAGTGACGAAGAAGATGGCGACGAGGAAGATGAAGACGATTCAGGTAGCGACTCCGATGCCATGTCCGCCGCCCACTTGGCCGAACTGAAGCAAAAAGTTTTGGAACACTTCGCCTTTATCGAGAGCGAATACGGCAAAATGATCAAACAGTTGGAAAAACACGGCAGCCAACATGCCAACTACCTGAAACACCGCGATGCTATTGCCAACAAACTGTTGGAAGTCCGTTTTGCCACACGTCAAATCGAAAACCTGAGCAGCAGCCTGCGCAGCCGCGTTGAAAACATTCGCAAACTCGAGCGTGAAATCCGCGACATCTGTATCGACCGCGTCCGCATGGAACGCGACTACTTCATCAAAAACTTCCTGCCCTCCATTACTGATTTGAAATGGGTAGAAGAAGAAGTAGCCAAAGGCCGTGTATGGGCAAACGCGTTGGATCGTTTCCGCCACGCCATCCTCGAAAAACAAACCGAGCTGGCAAATATGGAAGCCGAAACCCGCATTTCCATCGAAGAGTTGAAAGAAATCAACAAAAACATGGTGTTGAGTGAGAAAGAAACCTCAGCCGCCAAACAGGAAATGATTCAGGCCAACTTGCGTTTGGTTATTTCCATTGCTAAAAAATACACCAACCGCGGCTTACAGTTCCTTGATTTGATTCAAGAAGGCAATATCGGTCTGATGAAAGCGGTGGACAAATTCGAATACCGCCGCGGCTACAAGTTCTCAACTTACGCCACATGGTGGATCCGTCAAGCGATTACCCGTTCCATCGCCGACCAAGCGCGTACCATCCGTATTCCAGTTCACATGATTGAAACCATCAACAAAATGAACCGTATCTCGCGCCAATACCTGCAAGAAACCGGTGAAGAGCCTGATTCCGCCAAACTGGCCGAGCTGATGGAAATGCCGGAAGACAAAATCCGCAAAATCATGAAAATCGCCAAAGAACCGATTTCGATGGAAACCCCGATTGGCGATGACGACGATTCGCACTTGGGCGACTTCATCGAGGATGCCAACAACGTTGCGCCGGCAGAAGCTGCGATGTACACCAGCCTGCACGAAGTAACCAAAGAAATCCTCGAAAGCCTGACGCCGCGCGAAGCCAAAGTTTTGCGTATGCGTTTCGGTATTGACATGAATACCGACCACACTTTGGAAGAAGTCGGCAAACAATTTGACGTAACCCGTGAACGTATCCGTCAAATCGAAGCCAAAGCCCTGCGCAAGCTGCGCCACCCGACCCGCAGCGACCGCCTCCGCAGCTTCCTCGACAGCGAAGAAAACAAATCGTAA
- the dnaG gene encoding DNA primase, which translates to MIPSDFIDELLSKVDIVDIIDEQVPLKKGGANYMACCPFHKEKTPSFSVSPTKQFYHCFSCGAHGSAIGFVMEHQGLSFPEAVQFLADRVGMTVPKVRGQEDNPEIRAERKKKQQTLEETTAAAADFYAQQLKFNPAAKAYLDKRGLSAEVIAHYGLGYAPDGWQPLAQVFQPYPNTALVDTGMVIDNEGKHYDRFRHRIMFPIRNPRGQVIGFGGRVLDDSKPKYLNSPDTPLFDKGKNLYGLYEGRAAVKEAGRILVVEGYMDVVALAQFGVGYGVAALGTATTAEHVKILMRQADSIYFCFDGDSAGRKAAWRALENALPQLKDDKSLHFLFLPEEHDPDSYIRAYGKTQFEDALLNQSKPLSEYFWEHLSDGLNLNTQEGKAELVKTSSPLLAQITAPALGYLLKQKLSELVGIDPDNLAQLLGQEAPKRHVKQKSYKLPPISVKQPTMLTLVQRQIRSLLINPAWASYIDLPDYLALSGDFACLANLAETIKHHDTTPATAQVLEYMRGSPYEETVNQIFLSTLHSEEMEGDNEEDCESFQIGMKKLLNELKYSQIETLKQKSIQTGLTENEKRLLLSLLTAKQN; encoded by the coding sequence ATGATTCCATCTGATTTCATTGACGAGCTTTTGTCCAAAGTCGATATTGTCGATATTATCGACGAGCAGGTTCCGCTGAAGAAAGGCGGGGCAAACTATATGGCCTGCTGTCCGTTCCACAAGGAAAAGACGCCGTCGTTTTCGGTCAGCCCGACCAAGCAGTTTTACCATTGCTTCAGTTGCGGGGCTCATGGTTCGGCGATTGGTTTTGTGATGGAACATCAGGGGCTGTCGTTTCCGGAGGCGGTGCAGTTTTTGGCTGATCGCGTCGGTATGACGGTGCCTAAAGTTCGCGGGCAGGAAGACAATCCCGAAATCCGTGCCGAACGTAAAAAAAAGCAACAAACTTTGGAAGAAACAACAGCGGCGGCAGCGGATTTTTATGCGCAACAGTTGAAATTCAATCCAGCGGCGAAGGCTTATTTAGACAAGCGCGGCTTGAGTGCGGAAGTCATCGCGCATTATGGCTTAGGCTATGCGCCTGACGGTTGGCAACCTTTGGCGCAAGTATTCCAACCCTATCCGAATACTGCGTTGGTGGATACAGGCATGGTCATTGACAACGAAGGCAAACATTACGACCGCTTTCGCCATCGGATTATGTTCCCTATCCGTAATCCGCGTGGGCAGGTCATCGGCTTTGGCGGCCGCGTATTGGACGACTCCAAACCCAAATACCTGAACTCTCCTGATACGCCTTTGTTCGACAAAGGGAAAAACCTTTACGGACTATATGAAGGGCGTGCCGCCGTAAAAGAGGCCGGACGGATTTTGGTGGTCGAAGGCTACATGGACGTGGTTGCATTGGCGCAGTTCGGTGTCGGCTACGGCGTAGCGGCTTTGGGTACGGCAACCACGGCAGAACACGTCAAAATCCTGATGCGTCAGGCAGACAGTATTTATTTTTGTTTCGATGGCGACAGCGCAGGACGTAAAGCGGCTTGGCGCGCGCTGGAAAATGCGTTGCCACAATTAAAAGACGATAAATCGCTGCATTTTCTATTCCTACCTGAAGAACACGACCCAGACAGCTACATCCGCGCCTATGGCAAGACCCAATTTGAAGATGCCCTGTTAAACCAAAGCAAGCCTCTATCCGAATACTTTTGGGAACATCTTTCAGACGGCCTCAACCTCAATACGCAAGAAGGCAAAGCAGAATTGGTCAAAACCAGTTCTCCGCTTTTGGCTCAGATTACTGCGCCGGCCTTAGGCTATCTTCTGAAACAAAAACTCAGCGAACTGGTGGGCATTGACCCGGACAACCTCGCCCAGTTACTCGGACAAGAAGCGCCAAAGCGGCACGTCAAACAAAAAAGTTACAAACTGCCGCCTATTTCTGTCAAACAGCCAACCATGCTGACACTGGTTCAAAGACAGATACGCAGCCTCTTGATAAATCCGGCTTGGGCTTCATATATAGACCTGCCCGATTATCTGGCTTTAAGTGGCGACTTTGCCTGCCTTGCCAATTTGGCCGAAACCATCAAGCATCACGATACGACTCCTGCAACTGCACAAGTGCTTGAATATATGCGCGGTTCGCCCTATGAGGAAACCGTCAATCAAATCTTTTTATCGACCCTTCACTCTGAAGAAATGGAAGGGGATAACGAAGAAGATTGCGAAAGTTTCCAAATCGGCATGAAAAAGTTGTTAAATGAATTAAAATACAGTCAAATCGAAACTTTAAAGCAAAAAAGTATTCAAACTGGTTTGACCGAAAATGAAAAAAGACTATTGCTGTCACTTTTGACGGCAAAGCAAAACTAA
- a CDS encoding NAD-dependent succinate-semialdehyde dehydrogenase, translating to MKDFARLLNHPDISFSPIPDAIKVDNPATGEALAFVRKTDSDGLKLLIQKAETAQKLWAAKTALERADVLWRWYFLIKENKEELARIMTMEQGKSLTEARGEIDYAASFVRWFAEEARRIDGDVLTSVKASQKLVVLKQPVGVTAAITPWNFPSAMIARKAAPALAVGCAMIVKPASLTPLSAYALAVLAYEAGVPQDLLPVVSGRASEISHEFATNLTVRKISFTGSTEVGAKIFADSAADIKKLSLELGGNAPFIVFDDADLDKAVEGALASKFRNSGQTCVCTNRVYAQSGIYDEFCRKLSEKVAALKLGNGLEDGVNQGPLIEEKAVEKVEQHIADALSKGASCLTGGKRSALGGTFFEPTVLSGVTAQMVVAREETFGPLCPVFRFETEAEVIEAANNTEYGLAAYLYTADTARQWRVGEALEYGMVGINTGLISNEVAPFGGVKRSGLGREGSKYGADEYLELKYLCIDVAE from the coding sequence ATGAAAGATTTTGCCCGTTTGCTCAACCATCCCGATATTTCCTTTTCTCCGATCCCAGATGCCATTAAAGTTGATAACCCTGCAACCGGTGAGGCTTTGGCATTTGTCCGTAAGACTGATTCAGACGGCCTGAAGCTTTTGATTCAAAAGGCGGAGACTGCACAAAAATTATGGGCGGCAAAAACTGCATTGGAGCGTGCCGATGTGTTGTGGCGTTGGTATTTTTTGATTAAAGAAAACAAAGAAGAACTGGCGCGGATCATGACGATGGAGCAGGGTAAGAGTCTGACTGAGGCGCGTGGCGAAATTGACTATGCGGCTTCGTTTGTGCGCTGGTTTGCGGAAGAGGCGCGGCGGATTGACGGTGATGTATTGACGAGTGTGAAAGCGTCGCAAAAACTGGTTGTATTGAAACAGCCTGTCGGCGTTACCGCTGCGATTACGCCGTGGAACTTCCCATCTGCGATGATTGCACGCAAGGCTGCGCCTGCTTTGGCGGTGGGCTGCGCGATGATTGTCAAACCTGCATCGCTCACGCCTTTGAGTGCGTATGCGTTGGCCGTACTGGCTTATGAAGCGGGCGTGCCTCAGGATTTATTGCCTGTTGTCAGCGGTCGTGCGTCGGAAATCAGCCATGAATTTGCTACGAACCTGACTGTGCGCAAAATTAGCTTTACCGGCTCAACCGAAGTCGGTGCGAAAATTTTTGCCGATAGCGCGGCAGACATTAAAAAACTCAGTTTGGAACTGGGTGGCAACGCACCGTTTATCGTATTTGACGATGCCGATTTAGACAAAGCCGTCGAAGGCGCGCTGGCCAGCAAGTTCCGAAACAGCGGCCAGACCTGCGTTTGCACCAACCGTGTTTATGCTCAGTCCGGCATTTACGACGAATTTTGCCGCAAATTGAGTGAAAAAGTGGCCGCGCTCAAGTTGGGCAACGGCTTGGAGGATGGTGTGAACCAAGGGCCGCTGATTGAGGAAAAAGCGGTGGAGAAAGTCGAGCAGCACATCGCCGACGCATTGTCTAAAGGCGCAAGTTGTCTGACCGGCGGCAAACGCAGTGCATTGGGCGGAACGTTTTTTGAGCCGACTGTTTTAAGCGGCGTTACGGCGCAAATGGTGGTGGCTCGCGAGGAAACCTTCGGGCCTTTGTGTCCAGTGTTCCGTTTTGAAACCGAAGCCGAAGTCATCGAGGCTGCAAACAATACGGAATACGGTTTGGCTGCTTACCTTTATACGGCTGATACCGCCCGTCAGTGGCGCGTCGGCGAAGCCTTGGAATACGGCATGGTCGGTATCAATACGGGCTTAATCAGTAATGAAGTGGCACCGTTTGGCGGCGTGAAACGCAGCGGTTTAGGACGTGAAGGCAGCAAATATGGTGCGGATGAGTATTTGGAACTGAAATATTTGTGCATTGATGTAGCGGAATAA
- a CDS encoding malate dehydrogenase, giving the protein MTLKPPVRIAVTGAAGQIAYATLFRIAGGIMLGRDQPVILQLLDLPQAQQALRGVIMEMQDCAFPLLADIFATDDPEVAFKDADIALLIGARPRTQGMERADLLHANGEIFKVQGAALNKVANRNVKVLVVGNPANTNAYIAMKSAPDIPPENFTALMRLDHHRAVSQIAEKINRPITSIEQMCVWGNHSPTMYADYRYATSNGESVQDMITEPDWNTEVFMPKIAGRGAAIIAARGSSSAASAANAAIYHLRDWLLGSSGKWITMGVPSDGSYGIPEGLIFGFPVICDEGSYRIVQGLDLSDEFSQKRIAATLAELEEERSAIQDLL; this is encoded by the coding sequence ATGACCCTCAAGCCACCCGTCCGAATCGCCGTAACCGGCGCGGCAGGCCAAATCGCCTACGCCACCCTCTTCCGTATCGCCGGCGGCATCATGCTCGGACGCGACCAACCCGTTATCCTGCAGCTGCTCGACCTGCCGCAGGCACAACAGGCATTGCGCGGCGTGATTATGGAAATGCAGGATTGCGCCTTCCCGCTCCTTGCCGACATCTTCGCCACAGACGACCCCGAAGTCGCCTTCAAAGATGCCGACATCGCCCTCTTGATTGGAGCGCGCCCGCGCACACAAGGCATGGAGCGTGCCGACTTGCTGCACGCCAATGGCGAAATTTTCAAAGTACAAGGCGCGGCGTTGAACAAAGTTGCCAATCGCAACGTTAAAGTCCTCGTCGTTGGCAATCCGGCCAATACCAACGCCTACATCGCCATGAAATCCGCACCTGACATCCCGCCGGAAAATTTCACCGCCCTGATGCGTCTCGACCACCACCGCGCCGTCAGCCAAATTGCCGAAAAAATCAACCGCCCGATTACTTCCATCGAGCAAATGTGCGTCTGGGGCAACCACAGCCCGACCATGTACGCCGACTACCGCTACGCCACCAGCAACGGCGAGTCCGTCCAAGACATGATTACCGAACCCGACTGGAACACCGAAGTCTTCATGCCGAAAATTGCCGGACGCGGTGCCGCCATTATCGCTGCGCGCGGTTCATCGTCCGCGGCCTCCGCAGCCAATGCCGCCATCTACCACCTGCGCGACTGGTTGCTCGGCAGCAGCGGCAAATGGATAACCATGGGCGTTCCATCCGATGGCTCTTACGGCATTCCCGAAGGTTTGATTTTCGGCTTCCCCGTCATTTGTGACGAAGGCAGCTACCGCATCGTCCAAGGCTTGGACTTATCGGACGAATTCAGCCAAAAACGTATTGCCGCCACACTGGCCGAATTGGAAGAAGAACGTTCAGCCATCCAGGATCTACTCTAA
- a CDS encoding PhoH family protein: MTHTVHLQFEEIDNTVLQRLCGALDSNLEALGKALDIQISRRFEHFTFMGELAHAGRRALLSLAEAAEKGDLDDNAISLAAVEAKTADEKHEEKHHDQQYYFRTKRGSIGGRTPRQNGYIRALLNHDVVFGLGPAGTGKTYLAVAAAVDAMEKHQIERIVLVRPAVEAGEKLGFLPGDLAQKVDPYLRPLYDALYDLMGFDRVTKLMEKGLIEIAPLAYMRGRTLNGAYVILDEAQNTTPEQMKMFLTRIGFGAKAVITGDISQIDLPRNIKSGLKDAREKLRDVEGLYFHTFTSEDVVRHPLVQKIVEAYEAAEEQAEKKSGE; this comes from the coding sequence ATGACCCACACCGTCCATCTGCAGTTTGAAGAAATTGACAATACCGTGTTGCAACGCCTGTGCGGCGCGCTCGACAGCAATCTCGAAGCCTTAGGCAAAGCCCTTGATATCCAAATCAGCCGCCGCTTCGAACATTTCACCTTCATGGGCGAACTGGCACACGCCGGCCGTCGTGCCTTGCTGTCGCTTGCCGAAGCCGCAGAAAAAGGCGACTTGGACGACAATGCCATCAGCCTAGCGGCCGTTGAAGCAAAAACAGCAGATGAAAAACACGAAGAAAAACACCACGACCAACAATACTATTTCCGCACCAAACGTGGCAGCATCGGTGGCCGCACCCCGCGCCAAAACGGCTATATCCGCGCCTTGCTCAACCACGATGTCGTGTTCGGCTTAGGCCCTGCCGGTACGGGTAAGACCTATCTTGCCGTTGCCGCCGCAGTCGATGCCATGGAAAAACACCAAATCGAACGCATCGTTTTGGTTCGCCCCGCAGTCGAAGCAGGCGAAAAACTCGGCTTCCTGCCGGGCGATTTAGCACAAAAAGTCGATCCCTACCTGCGACCCCTTTACGATGCACTTTATGATTTGATGGGCTTCGACCGCGTGACCAAACTGATGGAAAAAGGTTTGATTGAAATTGCGCCGCTGGCCTATATGCGCGGTCGTACCTTAAATGGCGCATATGTCATTTTGGACGAAGCGCAAAACACCACACCCGAACAAATGAAAATGTTCCTGACCCGTATCGGCTTCGGTGCCAAAGCAGTCATTACCGGCGACATCAGCCAAATCGACCTGCCGCGCAACATCAAATCCGGCTTGAAAGATGCACGCGAAAAACTTCGCGACGTAGAAGGCCTGTATTTCCACACCTTCACCAGCGAAGACGTCGTCCGCCATCCTTTGGTGCAGAAAATCGTCGAAGCCTATGAAGCAGCGGAAGAGCAAGCTGAAAAGAAAAGCGGCGAATAA